One window of Paenibacillus sp. FSL K6-3182 genomic DNA carries:
- a CDS encoding AraC family transcriptional regulator: protein MSFFTMSRLASLDVRWAGIQQGNDNLYMMEHSNPFFELMVVAEGPIYLQVESEQLELNSGDIFILKPWERHYSWKKTNPKANFFWVQFSCTPSLKEVGDLASGIDYSLLEHQDLRTFEYEHVDELILPRHFQFPRPYELLSQFEKLLETFSKPEVYFRFRSTLQFAQILESIALSILVESKNQRYIPESFVIYRKLVRLLDEAYTDNLSKEEIERSMDRTYEYLCQIFKKYSGTNIIKYTNMLKIQKAKFLLKSTNRSVQEISQDVGISDTFYFSKLFKQYEKISPTAFRERMHPS from the coding sequence ATGTCTTTTTTTACGATGTCGAGGCTCGCGAGCCTTGATGTGAGATGGGCTGGCATACAACAGGGCAATGATAACCTCTATATGATGGAGCATTCCAATCCTTTTTTTGAACTGATGGTCGTTGCCGAAGGACCCATTTATCTGCAAGTGGAATCCGAACAGCTCGAGCTGAACTCCGGAGATATCTTCATTTTAAAACCGTGGGAGCGGCATTACAGCTGGAAAAAAACGAACCCCAAAGCCAATTTCTTCTGGGTTCAATTTTCCTGCACGCCTTCTCTGAAGGAAGTCGGAGACTTGGCATCTGGCATCGATTATTCGCTGCTGGAGCACCAGGATCTACGTACCTTTGAATATGAGCATGTCGATGAATTGATCCTGCCTAGGCATTTTCAATTCCCTCGTCCTTATGAACTTCTTTCCCAATTCGAAAAGCTGCTGGAGACCTTCTCAAAACCAGAAGTATACTTTCGTTTTCGCTCCACGCTGCAATTTGCGCAAATTTTGGAATCCATTGCTTTGTCCATTTTAGTCGAATCCAAAAATCAGCGTTACATTCCCGAATCATTTGTTATTTATCGGAAATTGGTTCGTCTATTAGATGAAGCATACACCGACAACCTGTCAAAAGAAGAAATAGAACGCAGCATGGATCGTACGTATGAATATTTGTGTCAAATCTTTAAGAAATATTCAGGTACAAACATCATCAAATATACGAACATGTTAAAAATTCAAAAAGCAAAGTTTTTATTAAAAAGTACAAATCGATCGGTACAAGAAATCTCTCAAGATGTCGGAATCTCAGACACCTTTTATTTCAGTAAATTATTTAAACAATATGAGAAAATCAGCCCTACCGCTTTCCGTGAACGCATGCATCCTTCCTGA
- a CDS encoding ADP-ribosylglycohydrolase family protein, with the protein MKISLDQYKNKVRGCWIGKNVGGTLGAPFECKRGVLDVTYYTHDLTQGVLPNDDLDLQLVWLNAAEKHGKMINSRILGEYWLSYIVPNWAEYGAGKNNMRMGIVPPLSGYVNNKFRDSNGAFIRSEIWACLAPGHPDIAVKYAFEDAVVDHSHEGVYAEVFFAAIQSAAFVESDTYKLIDIGLSYLPDDCGSAKAVRTVIECYRSGMSWQEARIRVLTELPGSFGIIGMTPELLTDEVPVGEMGWDAPSNVGITIIGWLYGEGDFGKSICIANNCGEDTDCTAATLGAIMGIIGEPERVPSEWLEPIGDEIKTLCINLGDQGLKIPKTVMELTDRILKLTPIFLGSEYCDYVNAERGYTIETKEDKDLYNHPKRVNCWVYRETSDLFKQSPFMVHYDFQIFSVYLDYQNEPFVSEAQPKRFRLVLDNQLFIQQWLNVKWHLPEGWTVSPGPNISVPLEQYHCNVGYNELFFELTPNALKEPRYDLIVEITSAGRPTKGLIPIVLLNVPQAAEEETVSLVEDRSKAPAAHMIRSVI; encoded by the coding sequence ATGAAAATTTCATTAGACCAGTATAAGAACAAAGTGCGCGGATGTTGGATCGGGAAAAACGTCGGAGGGACGCTCGGAGCGCCATTTGAATGCAAACGCGGGGTGCTTGATGTCACTTATTACACCCATGATCTGACGCAAGGAGTCCTTCCTAACGATGATTTGGATTTGCAATTGGTGTGGTTAAATGCAGCAGAGAAACACGGGAAAATGATTAATTCACGAATATTGGGCGAATATTGGCTGTCTTATATCGTTCCTAACTGGGCCGAATACGGTGCAGGGAAAAACAATATGCGGATGGGAATCGTGCCGCCGTTATCCGGTTATGTAAACAATAAATTCCGTGACAGCAATGGGGCTTTTATTCGCTCGGAGATATGGGCATGTCTCGCACCCGGCCATCCGGATATCGCTGTGAAATATGCTTTTGAAGATGCGGTTGTCGATCACAGTCACGAGGGTGTCTATGCGGAAGTGTTCTTCGCAGCCATCCAAAGCGCCGCTTTCGTAGAGAGCGATACGTATAAGTTAATCGACATCGGACTTTCATACCTTCCAGATGATTGCGGATCTGCAAAAGCGGTTCGGACAGTTATAGAATGTTATCGTTCGGGTATGAGCTGGCAGGAAGCTCGAATTCGTGTGCTGACTGAGCTTCCTGGCAGCTTCGGTATTATCGGGATGACTCCGGAACTGTTGACGGATGAAGTTCCTGTCGGGGAAATGGGCTGGGATGCGCCAAGCAACGTTGGAATTACTATCATCGGCTGGCTTTACGGAGAAGGCGACTTTGGCAAAAGCATTTGTATCGCGAATAATTGCGGTGAAGATACCGATTGTACAGCGGCAACACTTGGCGCCATTATGGGGATTATTGGCGAGCCTGAGCGTGTGCCGTCGGAATGGCTGGAGCCTATTGGGGACGAGATCAAAACCTTATGCATCAATCTGGGAGATCAAGGCTTAAAGATCCCGAAGACGGTGATGGAACTTACGGATCGCATCTTAAAGCTGACACCGATTTTTCTTGGAAGCGAGTATTGTGACTATGTAAATGCGGAACGCGGATATACAATCGAGACTAAAGAGGATAAGGATCTATATAATCATCCGAAAAGAGTAAACTGCTGGGTTTATCGTGAAACCTCCGATTTGTTCAAGCAAAGCCCATTTATGGTCCACTACGACTTTCAAATCTTTTCTGTCTATTTGGATTATCAGAATGAACCCTTTGTATCGGAGGCTCAGCCGAAACGGTTCCGCCTTGTCTTGGACAACCAGCTGTTTATACAGCAGTGGTTAAACGTCAAATGGCATTTGCCGGAGGGTTGGACCGTGTCTCCAGGACCGAATATTAGCGTACCGCTTGAGCAGTATCACTGCAATGTTGGCTATAATGAGCTTTTCTTCGAGTTGACGCCTAATGCATTAAAGGAGCCGCGGTATGATCTGATCGTCGAGATCACATCGGCTGGACGGCCTACGAAGGGTCTAATTCCCATCGTTTTATTGAATGTGCCCCAAGCTGCCGAAGAAGAAACTGTATCTCTTGTGGAGGATCGTTCAAAGGCTCCTGCCGCCCACATGATCCGATCAGTTATTTAG
- a CDS encoding alpha/beta hydrolase, with protein MTTPTVIWPKGAPHIISGEPQGDPTLTPYLVESAVPTAAIIVCPGGAYGMLADHEGEPIAHWFNSIGISAFVLKYRLAPYKHPVPMLDAQRAIRYVRHHAKDWNIDTERVGVLGFSAGGHLVSTVGTHYDRGRMGDLDPIERESSRPDLLILCYPVISFGEFRHHHSMVNLLGEFSSEEQRRDLSNELQVTADTPPVFLWHTADDEAVSVENSLLFAQALNRHYVPCELHMFESGPHGMGLAENDASVGMWTLLCKEWLKKRGWRVVEGKAP; from the coding sequence ATGACAACTCCGACAGTGATTTGGCCAAAAGGTGCACCTCATATTATTAGTGGAGAACCGCAAGGAGACCCAACATTAACTCCTTATTTGGTTGAAAGTGCTGTTCCTACAGCAGCTATTATTGTATGTCCAGGCGGTGCCTATGGCATGCTGGCAGATCATGAAGGTGAGCCGATCGCCCACTGGTTTAACAGTATAGGCATTTCTGCTTTCGTGCTGAAGTATCGGTTGGCGCCTTACAAGCATCCTGTTCCAATGCTTGACGCTCAGCGTGCCATCCGTTATGTACGTCATCATGCAAAAGACTGGAATATTGATACGGAACGAGTAGGTGTGTTAGGTTTTTCCGCAGGCGGTCATCTTGTGTCCACAGTTGGAACACATTACGACAGAGGGCGAATGGGGGATCTTGATCCAATTGAGAGGGAAAGCAGTCGTCCTGACTTGCTTATCTTATGTTATCCCGTTATCAGTTTTGGAGAGTTCCGTCATCATCATTCCATGGTCAATTTGCTTGGGGAATTTTCTTCTGAGGAGCAAAGACGTGACTTATCCAATGAGCTGCAAGTAACGGCGGATACACCACCTGTTTTTCTGTGGCATACGGCAGATGATGAGGCCGTTTCGGTGGAGAACAGCCTTCTCTTTGCACAGGCATTAAATAGGCATTATGTTCCTTGTGAACTGCATATGTTCGAGAGTGGTCCGCACGGTATGGGATTAGCCGAGAACGATGCAAGTGTCGGAATGTGGACATTGCTGTGCAAGGAATGGTTGAAAAAACGAGGCTGGAGAGTAGTAGAGGGAAAAGCTCCATAA
- a CDS encoding glycosyl hydrolase family 28 protein, which yields MKMKLLLVLLLMATFLNVGEAHAVSQENKQISSKIVTWETPDWQQKNKSFSVWIRENGKKTWKELYVYNVKNGEQKEQDVPTDAAMVNVDFTGTVEFKVTYNTDKIKDYEIRPSAYGINAKKTEGNTLIFSLTQNNKAPLKPTIMVNGSWSEGNLHILSNMPENDAPSQNAANVYVINPGDPIPLYLPMGKDTYYFKPGEHELPKGMWVELDLEETVQLEKFDLVQQLTDSQWFAKGPQRFVIEAKERKDDPYVKVYDGYENNKEGTVTDLLSSVNARYVKLVLLGNTGSSHYVMTSLASEFKLYKKGDDSTNIAKGKAVNGAFPSYSNMTDGNDSTHYMSSTGYGNWHAGEAFYISQSDTTVYLAPGSLVKGSISADDLSNITIKGRGIMYGGDLLRPRNYAEGRSGAIWITRSANSKVEGITLIDYPMWSVVMNFTDQTSIKNINFFGSMVNADGIHLSGSKNAQVSGVFIRTTDDNFVIYHYGESSNITVKDSIFWADNARPILLGLGDTPNATIDKVNFENIYILNQRGVWDLNKYNGAIQIWATGGNKISNIAFKNIHIDEFEAPGDSMLFQIKTDEMAAGIAPGSVSNVSFNNIIYRGKLPRKSLISGVDDSHNVSGIVFNRFKINNTLLSSTNMKQFIEFKGKYSDIKFK from the coding sequence ATGAAGATGAAGCTATTACTTGTGTTGCTTTTGATGGCAACCTTTTTGAATGTTGGGGAGGCGCATGCTGTGAGTCAGGAAAATAAGCAGATCTCTTCCAAAATCGTTACTTGGGAAACGCCTGATTGGCAGCAAAAAAACAAGAGCTTTTCGGTTTGGATAAGAGAGAATGGCAAGAAAACGTGGAAGGAGCTTTATGTTTATAACGTAAAGAACGGTGAGCAGAAGGAGCAAGATGTACCTACGGATGCAGCTATGGTTAACGTAGACTTTACAGGTACAGTTGAGTTTAAGGTAACTTATAACACGGATAAAATCAAAGATTATGAAATACGCCCTTCGGCTTATGGAATAAATGCTAAAAAAACAGAAGGAAATACATTAATCTTTTCGCTCACGCAAAATAATAAAGCTCCATTAAAGCCCACCATTATGGTGAATGGCAGCTGGAGTGAGGGCAATTTGCATATCCTTTCAAACATGCCTGAGAACGATGCACCTTCACAGAATGCCGCAAACGTTTATGTTATAAATCCTGGCGACCCGATCCCGCTTTATTTGCCAATGGGAAAAGATACGTATTATTTTAAGCCGGGCGAGCACGAGCTGCCAAAAGGGATGTGGGTTGAGCTTGATCTCGAGGAAACCGTTCAACTGGAAAAATTTGATTTGGTGCAGCAGCTAACCGACTCCCAGTGGTTTGCAAAAGGACCCCAACGATTTGTGATTGAGGCCAAGGAGAGAAAAGACGACCCGTATGTAAAAGTATACGATGGGTATGAGAATAATAAGGAAGGAACAGTCACCGATTTATTGAGCAGCGTGAACGCGAGATATGTAAAGCTTGTCCTACTAGGTAATACCGGATCAAGTCATTATGTAATGACATCATTGGCAAGCGAATTTAAGCTTTATAAAAAGGGAGACGATTCTACAAATATTGCAAAGGGCAAAGCGGTAAATGGGGCATTCCCCAGTTACTCCAATATGACTGACGGCAATGATTCTACTCATTATATGTCGTCTACTGGTTATGGCAATTGGCATGCAGGAGAAGCGTTTTATATCAGTCAGAGCGATACGACTGTTTATTTGGCACCAGGCTCGCTTGTCAAAGGGTCAATTTCTGCAGATGATCTGAGCAACATTACAATTAAAGGCCGAGGTATCATGTACGGTGGTGATCTTTTGCGGCCTAGAAATTACGCTGAGGGACGAAGCGGGGCGATATGGATTACGAGAAGCGCTAATTCAAAGGTAGAAGGCATTACACTGATCGATTATCCGATGTGGTCAGTCGTTATGAACTTTACGGATCAAACGTCGATCAAAAACATAAATTTTTTCGGTTCGATGGTTAATGCTGATGGCATTCACCTCTCAGGCAGCAAAAATGCGCAGGTTTCAGGCGTCTTCATAAGAACGACGGACGATAATTTTGTCATTTATCATTATGGTGAGAGTTCAAATATAACGGTGAAAGATTCTATATTCTGGGCAGATAATGCTCGTCCTATTTTGCTAGGCTTGGGAGATACGCCAAATGCGACGATCGATAAGGTTAACTTTGAGAATATCTATATTTTGAATCAACGAGGCGTATGGGATCTGAATAAATATAATGGTGCGATTCAAATTTGGGCAACAGGAGGGAACAAGATAAGCAATATTGCCTTTAAAAATATTCATATCGATGAGTTCGAAGCTCCGGGGGACTCTATGCTTTTTCAAATCAAGACAGATGAGATGGCTGCTGGAATTGCGCCTGGTTCTGTGAGCAACGTCTCCTTTAACAACATTATCTACCGCGGCAAGCTTCCACGAAAATCTCTTATTAGCGGCGTTGACGACAGCCATAATGTGAGCGGGATCGTATTTAACCGTTTTAAAATAAACAATACGTTATTGTCTTCTACTAACATGAAACAGTTTATCGAATTTAAGGGGAAGTATTCGGATATAAAATTTAAATAG
- a CDS encoding GDSL-type esterase/lipase family protein, producing the protein MNTNSFNETNATRIPPKIFTFSDAWTEWLQGSKFPIAFFGDSTVDGANTSGWVANTIGLDSTSPNTFSKKLEELLRQAAHNNILRIYNSGFSGTNASWAVTILEMQFGAASDYHDVQMIGIGFGINDRLLYKNEKAYRDGFKASIKQIINWCYSKNIQPFLLTTQAIVEPGVKTEYAEDYKMRTSEHIACIANEVKRELAEEYALQLIDMNKYTELFLQYSSISTQRIISDRLHFGDIGHQYEAEVLFSCLSPRTIVVDGYTKIDYSSQKIKDSVPDDWLSMPKVLTDGFKVYVDYTKADMGDMIIMSASVFVNAKRKLTLKAFRGSSPDTYVKINGVPLRLTGSETIIDQLDQGLYNLEVFTGASLKVDFKGFILE; encoded by the coding sequence TTGAACACAAATTCATTCAATGAAACAAATGCCACAAGGATACCGCCCAAAATATTCACATTCAGCGATGCTTGGACGGAATGGCTGCAAGGTAGCAAGTTCCCGATTGCTTTCTTCGGAGATAGTACTGTGGACGGTGCGAATACGTCGGGTTGGGTTGCCAATACGATTGGTTTGGACAGCACGTCACCGAACACTTTCTCGAAGAAGCTGGAGGAGTTGCTTAGGCAAGCTGCACATAATAATATTTTACGTATTTATAATTCGGGATTTAGCGGTACGAATGCAAGTTGGGCGGTAACCATTCTAGAGATGCAGTTCGGAGCAGCATCCGACTATCATGACGTACAAATGATCGGAATCGGCTTCGGTATTAACGATCGGCTTCTCTACAAAAATGAAAAAGCTTATCGGGACGGATTCAAAGCTTCGATCAAGCAGATTATTAATTGGTGCTACTCAAAAAATATTCAGCCGTTTCTACTGACGACCCAAGCGATTGTCGAACCCGGGGTAAAGACCGAATATGCAGAAGATTACAAGATGAGAACGAGTGAACATATCGCTTGTATAGCTAATGAGGTCAAAAGAGAACTTGCAGAAGAGTACGCTCTTCAGCTCATTGACATGAACAAGTATACGGAGTTGTTTTTACAATATTCCTCTATCAGTACGCAACGGATTATTTCAGATCGACTGCACTTTGGAGACATTGGACATCAGTATGAAGCAGAAGTACTCTTCTCCTGCCTATCCCCTCGTACAATCGTCGTAGATGGCTATACCAAAATTGATTATTCGAGTCAAAAAATTAAGGACAGTGTACCAGATGACTGGTTGTCCATGCCGAAGGTGCTGACGGATGGTTTCAAAGTTTACGTTGACTATACGAAGGCAGATATGGGGGACATGATTATCATGTCTGCATCGGTTTTTGTTAACGCCAAGCGGAAGCTGACGTTGAAGGCTTTTAGGGGGAGCTCGCCGGATACCTATGTGAAAATAAATGGAGTTCCTCTAAGGTTAACTGGCTCTGAAACAATCATCGATCAGTTGGACCAAGGGTTGTATAACCTGGAAGTGTTTACAGGGGCGTCATTGAAGGTGGACTTTAAAGGCTTCATTCTAGAATAG
- the coaW gene encoding type II pantothenate kinase: MNIGIDAGGTLIKVAYMKNDLLEFEKFPIADLEHVASWINGLDNIKICTTGGKATFLRSLLSQKAEQIVEFEATSNGVRHLLATCGITEESYILTNVGTGTSIHHIDKSEQQRVGGTGVGGGTMMGLSQLLTGLTDYDSIVPLAAKGIRDRIDLKVSQIYKGTVPPIPGDLTASNFGNVDPMVSKADLENEELLASVIGMVGETVATVSVLAAGQCGVSSVVFIGSSFIRNEFLKEVVQSYTRLRGANPIFLENGEYSGAIGALLHVSK; this comes from the coding sequence ATGAATATTGGAATTGATGCTGGCGGGACACTTATCAAAGTCGCATATATGAAAAATGATCTGCTCGAATTTGAAAAGTTTCCTATTGCTGATTTGGAGCATGTGGCATCTTGGATAAACGGATTAGATAACATTAAGATCTGTACGACTGGCGGTAAAGCCACTTTTTTGAGATCGTTATTAAGTCAAAAAGCTGAACAAATCGTTGAATTTGAAGCAACATCGAATGGTGTGCGACATCTTCTTGCAACGTGTGGAATAACGGAGGAGTCATACATATTAACGAATGTTGGCACCGGAACTTCAATTCACCATATAGACAAAAGCGAGCAGCAGCGCGTCGGCGGTACCGGGGTCGGCGGCGGCACCATGATGGGGCTATCACAGCTGCTTACAGGGTTAACTGACTATGATAGCATTGTACCTTTAGCTGCTAAAGGTATACGAGATCGTATAGATTTAAAGGTAAGTCAAATTTATAAGGGGACAGTGCCCCCTATACCGGGAGATTTAACAGCCAGCAACTTCGGGAATGTTGACCCTATGGTATCGAAAGCAGATTTGGAAAATGAAGAACTACTAGCTTCTGTCATTGGAATGGTAGGGGAAACGGTGGCGACCGTTAGTGTTCTTGCGGCCGGACAATGCGGCGTATCCTCTGTCGTATTCATCGGTTCGTCGTTTATTCGAAATGAATTTCTTAAAGAAGTGGTACAAAGCTATACGAGGCTTAGAGGGGCAAATCCCATATTTCTCGAAAATGGGGAGTATTCAGGTGCCATTGGCGCTTTGCTGCATGTGAGTAAATAA
- a CDS encoding SDR family oxidoreductase has translation MKNFIIFGASKGLGEAFVKGLPESGDNVWIVSRSSPNGLGLNDGVHRYWIEADLALNEASDRIASRLHDVVIDVFIYNVGIWESNGFMDDYDFEKDDPNEIVNIINVNVTSAITCIQKLLPNLKKSSNAKIFFIGSTSGLENNDSTQISFVASKFGLRGVSNSLREHVKKYGIGVTCINPGEIATQIPYEDGIEKVLSAYNGTQIPLQDIVSLVKCVMNLSRASCVKEINIPAMLSTSV, from the coding sequence ATGAAAAACTTTATTATTTTTGGAGCGAGTAAAGGACTCGGTGAAGCATTCGTTAAAGGATTACCGGAATCGGGGGACAACGTATGGATAGTTTCCAGAAGCAGTCCCAATGGTTTGGGACTTAACGATGGTGTTCATCGCTATTGGATTGAAGCTGATCTAGCGTTGAATGAAGCAAGCGATAGAATTGCGAGTAGATTACATGATGTCGTCATAGACGTATTCATATATAATGTTGGGATATGGGAAAGCAATGGATTTATGGATGACTACGATTTTGAGAAAGATGATCCTAACGAAATCGTTAATATTATAAATGTAAATGTAACATCCGCAATTACTTGCATCCAGAAGCTGCTGCCGAATTTAAAAAAATCAAGCAACGCAAAAATTTTCTTCATCGGATCTACATCAGGTCTCGAAAATAATGACAGTACACAAATTTCATTTGTAGCCTCGAAATTCGGATTGCGTGGAGTAAGCAATTCTTTGCGGGAGCATGTGAAGAAGTACGGAATAGGTGTAACCTGTATAAACCCAGGCGAAATTGCAACTCAGATCCCATATGAAGATGGAATAGAGAAAGTTTTATCGGCTTATAATGGGACACAGATCCCCCTTCAGGATATTGTATCTTTGGTCAAATGTGTGATGAATCTCTCAAGGGCTTCCTGTGTGAAAGAAATAAATATTCCAGCCATGCTCAGCACGAGTGTATGA
- a CDS encoding ABC transporter permease subunit, whose translation MLQAATVKRRRSWKKHLPLHLMLVPGILLLIMFHYIPMAGIVIAFQNFIPAKGFFDSKWVGWNNFEFMLQMPGIGQVLWNTIFIAFLKIIFGQIAPIVTALLLNEVRKSSIKRSVQTLIYLPHFLSWVILGGILIDILSPSQGLLNEVISWFGMEPLFFLGNDKLFPYVLVVTDVWKEFGFGTIVYLAALTSINPTLYEAAIMDGAGRWKQTIHVTLPGMLPIIVLLATLGLGGVLNAGFDQVFNLYNPLVYRTGDILDTFVYRLGLIDAQYAVATAVGLFKSVVSLIFVGASYWLAYRIAGYRIF comes from the coding sequence ATGTTGCAAGCGGCGACCGTCAAAAGAAGACGATCTTGGAAGAAGCATCTACCTCTGCATCTTATGCTGGTGCCCGGAATTCTATTGTTAATCATGTTTCATTATATCCCTATGGCAGGAATCGTCATTGCCTTCCAGAATTTCATTCCTGCTAAAGGCTTCTTCGATTCCAAATGGGTGGGTTGGAACAATTTCGAGTTTATGCTCCAAATGCCTGGGATTGGCCAAGTGTTATGGAACACCATTTTTATTGCTTTTCTGAAAATCATCTTCGGTCAAATTGCCCCTATTGTGACGGCATTGCTGCTTAATGAAGTGCGGAAATCATCGATCAAGAGATCGGTGCAGACACTTATTTATTTGCCGCATTTCCTATCGTGGGTCATTCTTGGCGGCATTCTGATCGATATTCTCTCACCATCACAGGGACTACTGAATGAAGTGATTAGCTGGTTTGGAATGGAACCGCTATTTTTTCTTGGCAATGATAAGCTGTTTCCTTATGTGCTCGTTGTCACGGATGTATGGAAGGAATTTGGATTTGGCACGATTGTTTATCTCGCTGCGCTTACAAGCATTAATCCTACATTATACGAAGCCGCCATTATGGATGGGGCAGGCAGATGGAAACAAACGATTCATGTGACATTGCCAGGCATGCTTCCCATCATCGTGCTGCTCGCGACACTCGGGCTTGGGGGCGTACTGAATGCAGGCTTCGACCAAGTATTCAATTTGTATAACCCGCTTGTCTATCGTACGGGAGATATTCTAGACACTTTTGTTTATCGACTAGGTCTTATCGATGCTCAATATGCGGTTGCGACAGCTGTCGGCTTATTCAAATCTGTGGTCTCTTTGATTTTTGTAGGAGCCTCGTACTGGCTGGCTTATCGTATAGCTGGATACCGTATTTTTTAA
- a CDS encoding carbohydrate ABC transporter permease → MDINDSLGRKVFLICNNVFLITLAVVCLLPLINILALSFSSSSAATAGAVKLWPVDFTLSSYKYALSKPEFLQSLFVSIVRVVLGTIISLLVVVISAYPLSKERTDFPMRTFYVWFFFVTILFSGGLIPTYMVIRNYHMLDTIWALVLPGAVAVFNIVLLLNFFRGTPKEIQEAALVDGCTEWQLLWKMMVPISIPALATILLFTCVGQWNAWFDGLIYMNSPTNYPLQTYLQTLVVSTELFTAGGNLTAEDMKALAEVSDRTTKASQIFLAALPVLVLYPFLQKYFMKGIVLGSVKG, encoded by the coding sequence ATGGACATCAATGATTCACTGGGACGGAAAGTTTTTCTTATCTGCAATAATGTTTTCCTTATTACGTTAGCTGTTGTTTGTTTGCTTCCTCTAATTAATATATTAGCTCTGTCGTTTAGCTCAAGCTCGGCGGCGACGGCAGGGGCGGTCAAGCTGTGGCCAGTTGATTTTACGCTGAGCTCCTATAAGTACGCACTGTCCAAACCGGAATTTTTACAGTCGCTTTTTGTTTCGATTGTGCGGGTTGTCCTTGGTACGATTATCAGTTTATTGGTGGTTGTTATTTCCGCGTATCCGTTGTCGAAGGAACGGACGGACTTTCCGATGCGAACCTTCTATGTTTGGTTTTTCTTTGTAACCATTTTGTTTAGCGGGGGATTAATCCCAACCTACATGGTCATTCGAAATTACCATATGCTTGATACGATCTGGGCACTTGTACTTCCAGGCGCTGTGGCGGTGTTCAACATCGTGCTGCTGCTGAATTTCTTTCGCGGTACACCAAAAGAAATTCAGGAAGCTGCACTTGTTGATGGATGTACAGAGTGGCAACTGCTCTGGAAAATGATGGTTCCCATCTCGATTCCTGCACTGGCGACAATTTTGTTGTTTACATGCGTAGGCCAGTGGAATGCCTGGTTCGATGGACTGATCTATATGAACTCTCCTACGAATTATCCGTTGCAGACGTATCTGCAGACACTTGTTGTAAGCACGGAGTTGTTTACCGCAGGGGGAAACCTGACAGCGGAAGATATGAAGGCGTTAGCTGAGGTATCCGACCGTACAACCAAAGCTTCTCAAATTTTTCTAGCAGCACTGCCTGTGCTTGTTCTGTATCCGTTTTTGCAAAAGTATTTCATGAAGGGCATCGTGCTGGGCAGCGTGAAAGGATAG